The Bosea sp. AS-1 region TGACGCTCGAAGGAACGCTCGACCTGCGGCTGCTCGGCGGCGACCTCCATGGTCTCTTCGGTGCTGCCCACAGGGATGTCGGAGCGCGGCGCGTCGGGGCGCGGCGCATAGCCACCCTGGCCGCCTTCGCCATTGCGATCGAAACGACGATCGCCACGATCCTGCCGATCAAAACGGCGCTCGTTGCGGTCGTTGTTGAAGCGTTCCCGCCGGTTCTGCCGATCGAAGCGCTGACCGCCGCCCTGCTGCTGGCCTTCGCCGGCCTCGCCTTCGGCACGCTGGCCGCCATGACCGTTATAGCCGTTGCCGTTTATGTGGCCGTTCGGACCACGGAAATCCGGCTGCGGCCCGGTGCCGGGCTGGAAGCCACCCTGCCCGTCTTCGTCGCCCTCCTCCTCGAGATCGTCCTCGACCTCGACGAAGGCGCGGTTCGGCGGGAAGGTATGGCCGAATTGCTGCGTCATCTGCTCCTGCGCCGCGAGCAGGATGCGATAATAGTGCTCGGCGTGCTGGAAATAGCTCTCGGCAGCAACGGTGTCG contains the following coding sequences:
- a CDS encoding DUF4167 domain-containing protein: MRGRNNNGNNNGNRKSPNPLQRSYESNGPDVKVRGTAQHVAEKYLQLARDAQSSGDTVAAESYFQHAEHYYRILLAAQEQMTQQFGHTFPPNRAFVEVEDDLEEEGDEDGQGGFQPGTGPQPDFRGPNGHINGNGYNGHGGQRAEGEAGEGQQQGGGQRFDRQNRRERFNNDRNERRFDRQDRGDRRFDRNGEGGQGGYAPRPDAPRSDIPVGSTEETMEVAAEQPQVERSFERQERSERPQRGERRPRRERQPEPEAEDVSGALPSFLTNPVRAPAPAPVEPVAAEPAAAAPVEKAEEAPVEAEAPVKRTRRRRSPREVMDALGSEADGPAE